The genomic DNA GGGCACTCTGTGGGATACAATAAAGGGGAAAGTACCCGCTGAGAACACGAAGGAGTGTGACCGATCATGACCATAACCGCAGAGCACGTTTTAGAGCGTGCGCGGACTCCCTTTAGAAACGAGCCGCTCACAGACTTCTCGCGTCCTGAGAATCGCCGGGCCCAAGAAGAGGCTCTGGCTCAGGTGCGCAGCGAGCTAGGCCGTACCTATCCGCTGATCATTGGCGGCCAGCATATCCAGAACTCTGAGACCTTCGCATCTGTCAACCCAGCCCAGCCCGATCAGGTTATCGGCTATTTCCCGCGCGCCACCTTAGACCAGGTTGATCAGGCCGTGCGTGCCGCGGCTGAGGCTTTTGAGCAGTGGAAGCACATTCCAGCCCATGAGCGCGCCAACTACCTCTTCGCCGCCGCCGACCGCCTGCGCGAGCGTCGCTTTCTCTTCAACGCCTGGATGATCTACGAGGTGGGCAAGAGCTGGATCGAGGCCGATGCCGATACCGCTGAGGCCATCGACTTCCTGGAATTCTACGCCCGCGAGATGTTGCGCCTGGCCGAAGAGCAGCCACTCGTCCGCATTCCAGATGAGGACAACGAACTCGTCTACATTCCGCTGGGTGTCGGCGCTGTCATCCCACCCTGGAATTTCCCCGGCGCCATCATGGTCGGCATGACCAGCGCCTCCTTTGTGGCGGGCAATACCGTGGTTCTCAAACCATCGAGTGCCTCGCCCACCATCGCCGCCCAGTTTGTACGTATCCTTGAAGAAATTGGCCTGCCGGCAGGGGTCGTCAACTTCTTGACCGGCGCTGGCTCTAGCATCGGCGACGCCCTGGTCTCCCATCCTCTAACGCGCTTCATCGCCTTCACCGGCTCGCGTGACGTCGGCCTGCGCATTAACGAGCTGGCGGCCAAACCCCAGCCGGGCCAGCGCTGGATCAAGCGCACTATCCTGGAGATGGGTGGCAAAGATGCGATCGTCGTCGATGAGACCGCCGACCTGGAGGCCGCCGCCAACGGCATTGTTGCCTCTGCCTTCGGCTTCCAGGGCCAGAAATGCTCAGCCTGCTCGCGCGCTATTCTTGTCGAGAGCGTCTACGATCAGGTTCTGGAGAAGGTGGTAGAGAAGGCCAAACAGCTCAGCATTGGCGACGTCACGCACCCTGAGACCTTCATGGGGCCAGTGATCGACGCCAACGCCTTCAAAAAGATCACCGACTATATCGAGATCGGCAAAGGCGAGGGACGTCTTGTCCTGGGAGGCGGCCATCATGGCCCAGGCTACTACATCGAGC from Thermogemmatispora onikobensis includes the following:
- the pruA gene encoding L-glutamate gamma-semialdehyde dehydrogenase, whose product is MTITAEHVLERARTPFRNEPLTDFSRPENRRAQEEALAQVRSELGRTYPLIIGGQHIQNSETFASVNPAQPDQVIGYFPRATLDQVDQAVRAAAEAFEQWKHIPAHERANYLFAAADRLRERRFLFNAWMIYEVGKSWIEADADTAEAIDFLEFYAREMLRLAEEQPLVRIPDEDNELVYIPLGVGAVIPPWNFPGAIMVGMTSASFVAGNTVVLKPSSASPTIAAQFVRILEEIGLPAGVVNFLTGAGSSIGDALVSHPLTRFIAFTGSRDVGLRINELAAKPQPGQRWIKRTILEMGGKDAIVVDETADLEAAANGIVASAFGFQGQKCSACSRAILVESVYDQVLEKVVEKAKQLSIGDVTHPETFMGPVIDANAFKKITDYIEIGKGEGRLVLGGGHHGPGYYIEPTIFADVDPHARIAQEEIFGPVLAFIRAKDFSDALRIANDTEYGLTGSVYTRDPERIQRAKEEFHVGNLYFNRKCTGALVGVHPFGGFNMSGTDSKAGGRDYLLLFTQAKAISVKKL